One stretch of Eupeodes corollae chromosome 2, idEupCoro1.1, whole genome shotgun sequence DNA includes these proteins:
- the LOC129946129 gene encoding probable isoaspartyl peptidase/L-asparaginase GA20639 yields MQPILIVQGGAGDITDSRVPGKLTGIKNSIRIGIKILENGGSALDAVEQAVRSMELDENFNTGYGACLNTDGVAEVEASIMEGKNLKAGCVTLLHDIMHPISVARKVMEKTNHTFIGGEQAMNFARSQNFEVLPQGSLVTENAKLALEEFKESQAKGLDTIFSPTELDKKSVGELGETVGAVAIDVNGNIAVATSTGGITGKIPGRIGDTPILGCGTYADNEIGGVSTTGHGETIMRYNLAQRILQGIALKGVSSQKATEDTIKEMTQRLIGTAGAITIDKKGDVGIYFSSKRMAWAYTQGNQLIYGINPGEILKEDL; encoded by the coding sequence ATGCAGCCAATTCTTATTGTCCAAGGCGGAGCAGGAGACATAACAGACAGTCGAGTGCCTGGAAAATTGACTGGCATTAAGAACTCCATTCGTATTGGAATCAAAATTCTTGAGAATGGTGGCTCTGCATTGGATGCCGTAGAACAAGCGGTTCGTAGTATGGAACTCGATGAAAACTTCAATACCGGTTACGGAGCTTGCCTAAATACTGATGGTGTGGCCGAAGTGGAAGCTAGCATTATGGAAGGTAAAAACCTGAAAGCTGGATGTGTAACTCTCTTGCATGACATAATGCATCCGATTTCGGTGGCACGAAAAGTCATGGAGAAAACCAATCATACGTTTATTGGCGGAGAACAGGCTATGAATTTTGCTCgttctcaaaactttgaagtattGCCTCAGGGCTCGCTGGTCACAGAAAATGCAAAGTTAGCATtagaagaatttaaagaaagccAAGCAAAAGGTCTCGATACGATTTTCTCTCCAACTGAGTTAGATAAAAAGTCTGTAGGAGAATTGGGAGAGACAGTTGGTGCAGTTGCTATTGATGTTAATGGAAATATTGCAGTGGCAACATCAACCGGTGGAATCACAGGAAAAATACCCGGTCGAATTGGAGATACTCCAATTTTGGGCTGTGGAACTTATGCTGATAATGAAATCGGTGGTGTATCCACTACAGGTCATGGTGAAACTATTATGCGTTATAATCTAGCCCAGCGCATCTTACAGGGTATAGCTCTTAAAGGAGTGAGTTCCCAAAAGGCAACAGAAGATACTATTAAGGAAATGACTCAAAGACTGATCGGAACGGCAGGAGCCATTACAATTGACAAGAAAGGAGATGTTGGAATTTATTTCTCTTCAAAAAGAATGGCCTGGGCATATACGCAaggaaatcaattgatttatggCATTAATCCTGGTGAAATCTTGAAGGAAGatttgtag